In the genome of Mixta calida, the window GCAGCAGCGCGGCCAGCAGGGAGAGCGTTTTTCTCATACGTCACCAGCGTGGAATGGTGGTGGAAACGTCCGCGCACTGGGCGCGATGGCGCAGCAGATGATCCATCAGCACAATCGCCATCATCGCCTCGGCGATCGGCACCGCGCGGATCCCGACGCAGGGATCGTGACGGCCTTTGGTAATCATCTCCACCTCTTCGCCGTCGCGGGTGATGGTTTTTCCCGGCACGGTAATGCTGGAGGTGGGCTTCATCGCCAGGTGGGCGATCAGCGGCTGGCCGCTGCTGATGCCGCCGAGAATGCCGCCAGCGTGGTTGCTCTGAAAGCCGCTGGCGCGGATCTCATCACGATGCTGGCTGCCGCGCTGGTTAACCACCGCGAAGCCATCGCCGATTTCGATCCCTTTTACCGCGTTGATGCTCATCAGCGCGTGCGCCAGATCGGCGTCCAGACGATCGAACACCGGCTCGCCGAGGCCCACCGGCACATTTTCCGCGATAACCGTGACCTTCGCGCCGATAGAGTCGCCCTCTTTCTTCAGCGCGCGCATCAGCGCGTCCAGCGCCTCCAGCTTGTCGGGATCGGGGCAGAAAAACGGATTCTGTTCGACCTGATTCCAGTCTTTCAGCTCGCAGGCGACGTCGCCGATCTGCGCCAGATAGCCGCGTACCTGCACGCCGAATTTCATCTGCAGATATTTTTTGGCGATGGCGCCCGCCGCCACGCGCATCGCCGTTTCGCGCGCCGAGGAGCGGCCGCCGCCGCGGTAGTCGCGCACGCCATATTTTTGTTCGTAGGTGTAATCGGCATGGCCGGGACGAAACAGATCTTTGATGGCGCCGTAATCCTGCGAGCGCTGATCGGTGTTTTCAATCAGCAGCCCGATGCTGGTGCCGGTAGTGACGCCTTCAAACACGCCGGACAGAATGCGCACCCGATCCGGCTCGCGGCGTTGAGTGGTATAGCGCGAGGTGCCCGGACGGCGCCGGTCGAGATCGTGCTGCAAATCCGCTTCGGTGAGCGGCATGCCCGGCGGCACGCCGTCGACAATACAGCCCAGCGCAATGCCATGCGATTCACCAAAGGTGGTGACGCGAAAAATCTGTCCAATCGTGTTGCCTGCCATCTCGGCTCCGTTATTGTGCGATTAATCTTTGAAGTATTTGAAATGATGTTGTGCGTCGACAATTTGCTGACGGGTCAGCATAAATACGCCGTCGCCGCCGTTATCAAATTCCAGCCAGGTGAACGGCACGTCGGGGTATTGCTCGATCATATGCACCATACTGTTGCCGACTTCGCAAATCAGCACGCCCTCTTCCTGCAGGTAATCAGGCGCGCAGGCCAGAATGCGGCGCACCAGCTTCAGACCGTCGCTGCCCGCCGCCAGGCCAGTTCCGGCTCATGGCGATATTCACTCGGCAGGTCGTCCATATCATCCGCGTCGACGTAGGGCGGATTGGTGACGATCAGATCGTATTGCACCTTCGGCAGATCGCGGAACAGATCGGAGCGAATCGGAGTAACCTGATGAATCAGGCCATGCTCTTCAATGTTCTGCTCGGCAACCGCCAGCGCGTCGAGAGAAAGATCGACCGCGTCCACTTCCGCTTCCGGGAAGGCCCAGGCGCAGGCGATGGCGATGCAGGCGCTGCCGGTGCACATATCCAGGATGTGCCGCGGCGAGTCGTTCAGCAGTCCGGCGAAGCGGCTGTTGATCAGCTCGCCAATCGGCGAACGCGGCACCAGCACGCGTTCATCGACGTAGAACTCATGGCCGCAAAACCAGGCTTTGTTAGTGAGATAGGCAACCGGAATGCGCTCGTTGACGCGGCGAATCACGCGCTCGACGATACGGTGGCGCTCGCTGGAGGTCAGACGCGCATTGCGCATCTCTTCAGGAATATCCAGCGGCAGATAAAGGGTTGGCAAAACCAGCTGAACAGCTTCGTCCCAGGGATTATCCGTGCCGTGGCCATACCAGATATTGGCCGCCGCGAAACGGCTCACCGCCCAGCGCAGCATATCCTGAATGGTGTGCAGTTCATTGACTGCTTCATCGACGAAAATTTTGTCCACGTTGCCCTCCACAGGCCGTTCCGTAATTACGGCGGTTAGTTTGCCATGAAGCGGACGAGAATTCAGCGCAGCGACGTGAAAAAGCTGACTTTTGTTTACAATGCGGGTTATCGTAGCCCTCAGGCCACGCGGCCTGCGCCACTTAACTGAAAGAAATCAGGCATTATGAAGAAAAAAGAGCAGCTCAGCGCAGAAGATAAGGCGCTGTTTCGTCAGTTGATGACCGGCACCCGCAAACTGAAGCAGGATACGCTGGTGCATCAGCCGCCGCGCAAAAAAGCGCAGGTGTCGCTGAAGCGTCAGCTGTCGGAGCAGGCGGACAACAGTCACTACTTTTCCGATGAGTTCCAGCCGCTGCTGGCGGAGGATGGCCCGGTGCGCTATGTGCGCAGCGATGTCAGCCATTACGAGCTGAAGAAACTGCGGCGCGGCGACTACACGCCTGAAATATTTCTCGATCTGCACGGACTGACGCAGCAACAGGCCAAACAGGAGCTGGGCGCGCTGATCGCCGCCTGTCGACGCGAGCATATTTTTTGCGCCAGCGTGATGCACGGACACGGCAAACATATTCTTAAGCAGCAAACGCCGCTATGGCTGGCTCAGCATCCGTACGTAATGGCGTTTCATCAGGCGCCGAAAGCGTTTGGCGGCGATGCGGCCCTGCTGGTGCTGATCGAAGTGGAAGAGTGGCAGCCGCCAGAATTACCCTGACGGCCTGAGGCGTTACATCGCTTTGGCGAGCCTGGAAGGGCTGACCTGCCACTTTAAGGTACCTTCGCTTTTATCGGCGTCGAAATCGATGCAGGCAATCGCGGAAGTGGCGAACATCGGCGGCGGCTCTTGCGGACAGAGTTCCGACACCAGATAACCGACCAAAGGAAGGTGGGAGATGACCAGAACGGAGGCGACGCCCTCCTTCGCCAGCGCCTGAATATAGCAGGCGACCTGCGCCGGATCCCCGCCGGGCGTCAGCTCCGGCAGCACTTCCTGCTCCTGCGGCAGCCGCAGGGCTTCACGTACTGTGGCAAGTGTCTGCTCCGCCCGCAGATAGGGGCTGACCAGTACCCGTTCAATATCCAGTGTCTGGCTGTTAAGCCAGCTCGCCATCTGGCGTGATTCATCACAACCACAATGGGTCAAAGGCCGCACAGAATCACTGGCTGCCTCGAGTGCAGCGTCGCCGTGACGCATAATAAAAACTTGCATAAAGCACCGCTGTTGTTTAACAAAATCGTCGGATCATCAGGCTGCCCGACGCGTCATTCTGCGAATGAACGCTGTGTTGTAACCTAATGGCCTGAGTATAGTCAACCGATTGTTTAATAAACGAGCTATTGGCGGAACTTGCCACCGGGCGCGGCAAAAATCGTCTTTGCTAAGCCGCTGAATCATTATGGGTATTCGCATCGTCTGGAGAATTGTAAAAGTTCTCTCCCCGCTCGGCGCGTTGACGCAGCGCTTCACATGGCGCGAAGCGATCGCCATATTGATGCATCAGGTTGGCTAATGTGTTTACAACGTTAGCGGCGCCGAGGCTATCCATGTAACGGAAAGGTCCGCCGAGGAAAGGCGGAAAGCCGATGCCGAAAACCGCGCCAATATCGCCGTCGCGCGGACTGCGAATAATGCCCTCATCGAGACAGCGCGCCGCTTCGTTCAGCATTAACATTACACAGCGCTGGGCGATAAGCGCCCCGTCAAGCCGATGCTGCGGCTGGATATGCAGCAGCGAATAGAGAGTTTTATCGGGCCGTTTCGTTTTGCCGCGCCCATCGTAGCGGTAAAATCCGCGTCCATTTTTGCGCCCTTTGCGATTGTCCTCCAGCACGGCGGCGAACGCCTCCGGCGCGGCGAAGCGCGCTCCCCAGGCCTGCTCCAGAATCGGCAGAATTTTGGTGCCTGTGTCAATGCCGACCTCATCCAGCAGCTGCACCGGTCCCAGCGGAAAGCCGAATTTCACCAGCGCCCCGTCGATATTTTCCATCGGCTCGCCCTCCAGCAGACAGCGCATCGCCTCATTCATATAAGGCGCCAGAATGCGGTTGACGTAAAAGCCAGGGCGATCGGCCACCACGATCGGCGTTTTCCCCTGCCGTTTAGCCAGCGCCACCGTGGTAGCAATCGTCGTTTCTGAGGTGTGCTGATGCGGGATCACTTCGACCAGCATCATCTTATCCACCGGACTGAAGTAGTGCAGGCCGATCACCTGCTCTGGCCGCTGCGCCCGCGCGGCGATCTGCGCGATCGGCAACGAGGAGGTGTTAGAGGCGAAAAGGGTATGCGGCGCGCAGTGCTGCTCCACCTCCGCCACCATCTGCTGCTTAAGCGTCAAATCCTCAAACACTGCCTCAATCACCACGTCGCGCTGAGCAAAGCCGCTATAGTCGGTGGCGCCGGAAATCAGCGCCATCTGCCGCTGACGCGCGGCGGCCGTCATATGTCGACGCCTGACCTTTTTACTCAGCAGATCCCAGCTGTACTTCATCGCATGATTGATACCTTCCACGCTGATATCTTTAATCCGCACCGGCAGCCCCGCTTTGGTGGCGGTAACGGCGGCGATACCGCCGCCCATCAGCCCGCCGCCCAACACGCCAACCGAACGTAGCGGCAACGGCTGCGCAACGGCGCCGCGCTCTTTTTTCATGGCGGTAGTGGCGAAGAAGAGATGGCGCAGCGCGGCGGATTGCGGCGTCATGGTCAGCTCGCCAAAGGCGAGCGCCTCCGCCTCATGACCTGCGCGCATACCCTGCTCCAGGCCGATGCGCACCGCTTCGAGAATACGGCGCGTCGCCGGGTAGTTGCCGCGGGTTTTCGCTTCGCTTTGTCGCGCCGCCAGCTTAAACAGCACGGCGCGTCCTGCCGGCCCGTTCATCAACCGTTCGCGCAATGGCAGCGGACGGCGTTGGCCTTTGCCCTTTAGCGCCAGCGCCACCGCCGTTTCCAGCAGAATGGCGTGCGGCACCGCATCATCCACCAGCCCCAGCTTCAGCGCCTGCTTCGCCCGCAGGCTTTTACCGGTCAGAATCAGGTTCAGCGCCTGCGAGGCGCCAATCAGACGCGGCAGACGCTGCGTGCCGCCGCTGCCGGGCAGCAGGCCCAGCTGCACTTCCGGCAGCCCCAGCAGGGTTTTCTCATCCAGTGTACAGACGCGCCTGTCGCAGGCCAGCGCCAGCTCCAGGCCGCCGCCGAGACAAGGACCGTGAATGGCCGCCACGACCGTCACCGGCAGCGCGGCGATCTCCGACATAATGCGCTGCCCCTGCTCCGCCAGCTGGCGCGCCTCGTCGGCGCTGCGGCAGGCATCGATCATGCTGATATCCGCGCCGGCGATAAAGGAGTCAGGTTTGCCGGAGATAAACACCAGCCCGGCCAGCGCCTGATGCTGACGCGCCTCGGTAATCACCGCGCGGATCTGTTCAATAAACGCCGCGCGCAGCGTATTCATTTTTTCACCGGGGAGATCGATGGTGATGACGCCGACGTTGTCGCTGCGAACGTTAAACTGAAATGCAGATTGCTGTTCCATAACCTTATTCAACCTCCAGTACCATCGCCGCTCCCAGGCCGCCCGCCGCACAGGCGGTCACCAGCCCCAGCCCGCCGCCGCGACGGCGCAGTTCGTTCAGCGTTTGGGTAATCATGCGCGCGCCGGTAGCGGCGAAGGGATGCCCGTAGGCGATAGAGCCGCCAAGCACGTTAAATTTCTCTTCATCTACTTCGCCTAACGCCTGCGAACGATTCAGCATATCGCGGGCGAAGCGCTCGTCGCGGAACAGTTTCAGGTTCGTCAGCGTCTGCGCGGCGAACGCCTCGTGCATATCAATCAGCGTCAGGTCACGCAGCGCAATGCCCGCGCGATCCAGCGCCAGCGGCGTCGCATAGACCGGCCCAGCAGCATATCCTGCCAGACATCGGTGGCGGTAAAGGCGTAGCTGCGCAGATAGCCCAGCGGCGTGACGTCCAGTTCGCGCGCCCGCGATTCGGTCATCAGGATCACAGCGGCGGCGCCGTCGGTAAGCGGCGTGCTGTTGGCGGCCGTCACGCTGCCGTGGCGACGATCGAACGCGGGACGCAAACGGGCGTAATCGCTGAGAACGCTGTTTTCACGCACGTTGTTATCCTGACGGAAGGCGGCGCGCCACGGCGGCACCCAGGCGGTCATGACTTCATTATGTAAATGGCCTTCGCGCCACGCCTGGGCGGCGCGCTGATGGGATCGATGCGCCAGCGCATCCTGCTGTTCGCGGCTGATGCCGTGGCTTTTCGCCATCTGCTCGGCGGTGTCGCCCATGCGCAGGCCGGTAGAGTACTCCGCCACCGCGGGCGGCACCGGCAGCAGATCGCGCGGGCGCAGCGCGCTGAACAACTTGAGTTTTTTACCTAAGGTGCGCGCCTTGCTAAGATCGACCAACGTTCGGCCCAGCTTTTTGCTGACGCCGATCGGCAAAACGGAGGAGGAGTCGGCGCCGCCAGCGATGCCGGCACTGACGTTGCCTGCCAGCAGGCTTTCCGCCAGGCTGGCGACCGCCTGAAAGCTGGTAGCGCAGGCACGGCTGATGCTGTAAGCGTCGGTGCGGACGCTCAGTCCGCTGCTAAGGACGATTTCGCGCGCGATATTCGGCGCCTCCGGCATTTGTATCACCTGGCCGAACACCAGCTGTTCGATAATATCCACCGGAAGTTCGCTGCGGGCCATTAATTCGCTAACCACCATGCGCCCCAGCTCAATCGCCGGAATGCCGTGCAGCGCCGTCGCCTGGCGGGCGAAAGGCGTACGCAGCCCGTGGGTTATGGCGATGCGATCGCCCTGACGCGTCAGCAAAGGAAGCGCTCTGCTCATTATTCTCACCTGTTAACCGCGACCGCAGCATCATTGCCAAAGAGGTCAGACCTGGCCAGTGTTAACCAGTTTGTTACAAGGCGCCAGCGAGGGGCACGGAAAATGAGAGCGGCGGCACAGTTGCCGCTGGAGAAGGAAAAAGAGATGTTAGGGAAGGTAACATCAGGATAAGAGCGGCGCTGCGTTTTCAGCGCCGCGAGCGGGATTTTAGCGCAGGCCGAGCTGGAAAATCAGGGTCTCCGCCTGGCAGCTGAAGGTAAAATCAACATCCAGCTGCACGCCTTCCGCTACATCGGTAAAGCGTGGGGTAATTACGCACGGCTCTGACTCTACACCGTGCGCTTTTTCGGTCAACGTCGCCAGCATCGCTTCCGCCTGCTGGCGATCGCTAAACACACGGGACCAGGAGGCGGTGCAGTCGCTGTTATCCATCACGGTGCCGACATCCACACAGCAGCAGGCCGCGGTTTCATTCGCGCTGCATTTATTTAAAGCATCACTCATTTTTATCTCCCACTATTTCGCTTTAAACGATTAAACAGATTGCGGGCTATTTTACGCCTCCCCTTTGGCTGCCACGAAATAGTGTGAGGACTATCACTAACATTATTGATCTGGCGCAGGAATAACGCGGCTATTCAGGCAGCGACGCGGCAAATTTGCTACGTGGATCTTATTTCATGGATCATATTTGAAATATTTAAAAAACAATATTGCAACATATACACAGGTCAGACCTATACTGTGCGCACTGGTCTGATTTGTGCGTTGTATTTCAGCCCCTACAATCCCCGATCCCTTGTTACTTCATGTAACATAATTTATAAAAATCACATAATGAGGTTGTGGTCATGAACCATAAAAACCTGTGTGCAAAGTCAGCTTTGGCGGCGGCAGTGGCAATTGCTTCCTCAAATCTTTACGCAGCGGGCTTCCAGCTCAATGAGTTCTCCTCGGTTGGTTTGGGCCGCGCCTATTCCGGCGAAGGCGCCATGGGCGATACGGCAGCTTCCGCCAGTCGTAATCCGGCGACGATGGCATTAATGGATCGCCCCATGTTTTCCATCGGCGCGGTATTTATCGATCCCGATGTGAATATTGACGGCGACAGCGGCTCCGGCAACAGCCTGAAGGCTGACAATATTGCGCCGACGCAGTGGGTACCCAACATTCATTATGTGCAGCCGATTAACGATCAATGGTGGATCGGCGCTTCCGCCACCACCAATTACGGTCTGGCTACCGAATTTAATAATAACTACGCGGGCGGCGCCTACGGCGGCAAAACCGACCTGATAACCTCCAACCTGAATTTAAGCACCGCCTGGCGCATGAACCAGCACTTCAGCTTCGGCGTGGGCTTTGACGCGGTTTACGCGCGCGCCAAGATTGAACGCTATCTGGGTGAATATGGCGGCGTGCTGCCTGCCTATGGTCTGCCTGCCGCGCCTGCGGACACGCAAATCGCGCATCTGAAAGGCGACGAGTGGGGCTTTGGCTGGAATGCCGGCATTCTGTATGAGGTGGATGAAAACAACCGCTTCGGCTTTACCTATCGTTCTGAAGTGAAGATCGACTTTGACGGCGATTATAAGAGCTCGATTCCATCACAGGCGAACCCTATCACCGGTCTGATTGGCCTGCCTTACGGCACCAACGGCAACACCATTCCAGGCGCGCTGACGCTGAACCTGCCGGAGATGTGGGAAGTCTCCGGCTATCATAAGGTCGCGCCGCAGTGGGCGGTTCACTACAGCCTGGCCTATACCAGCTGGAGTCAGTTCCAGGAGCTGAAAGCGACCGGCAGCAACGGACAGCAGCTGTTCTATAAAGATGAAAGCTATAAAGACGCTTACCGCATCGCGCTGGGCACCACTTACTTTTACGATCAAAACTGGACCTTCCGCGCCGGTATCGCCTTTGATGACAGCCCGGTTCCGGCTGACAAACGTTCTATCTCCATTCCCGATCAGGATCGCCTGTGGCTGAGCGCCGGCGCCTCTTACGCCTTTAACGATAACGCCTCGGTGGACGTCGGCGTATCCTGGATGCACGGCCAGAAAGTGACGGTGCGCGAAGGGGTAGACCCGGTCGCTACCGCGCGTAACGGCGCTGTGACGCCCTATGAGTTCAATTCGGAAGGCAAAGCCTGGCTCTACGGCGCCAACTTTAACTACCGTTTCTGATGGCGCGGTTGAAAGCAAAAAAGGCGGGAGATTCCCGCCTTAAAAACAGGTCCGGCGCCTGCGCAGAGCGTCCGGGCCGATCGTAAAGACGCCAGTGCGTCATCCATGACGGCTCGGCCCGCGCCTTCCCTGGCGCGGGACGCTTTACTCTTCTGCCCGGACGCCCTGCGCTTTGAGTTCGGTGCCACATAAAAAAGGCGGGAATCTCCCGCCTTTTTTCTTGCCGCTTATTCCGCGGCGTCAATATCGTCCAGATCGCCCTCAATCGCCTGCGCGTTGGGGTTCTCCTGCGGCTTCAGCTTGCCGCCGTTCGCCAGAAAATCGTGGCGCTGGAAATAGGCGTTACGTACAAAGGCGTAAGGGTCGTTGGAGCTGCGCAGAATCGCGTCGGAATCCAGCAGCTGCGCGCGCGTTTCCACGCCCTCCAGCGCCCATTTACCAGCGGTCAGCGGCCAGCTCAGCCAGCTCAGCACCGGATAGAGCGTATCCAGATAGTCGCCGCCATCTTCGCGCGGCGTAAAGCTGCCGTAGCCGGGCAGCACCACATACGGACCGTAGCCGACGCCCCAGGTGCCGAGCGTGCCGCCAAAGCGCGGTGGCTCCTCACGCGCCAGCTTGTCGTTCGCCATGCCCGCCACGTCGATAAAACCGCCCAGGCCCAGCACGGTATTCAGGAAGAAGCGGTTAAAGTGGATCATGCCGCGATAGGGATCGCCACGCAGGAAGGAGTTCACCATCGCTGCGGGCTCATTCAGGTTGCCAAGAAAATTACTGACGCCGGTACGCGCGGGAACCGGCACATAGTCCCGCCACGCCACCGCTACCGGACGCAACACATACGGATCCAGCACGTTATAGTTGAAGTCAAACATCGTGCGGTTAAAACCTTCCAGCGGATCGGAACGCCCCTGCGGTTCGTTATTATCGTGAGAGCTGGCGCAGCCCACTAACAAAACGCTTGCCAGCGCCAACCCCGTCAGGCGGTAGTTCATAATCTTCTCCCTGTATTGATTGAGTGCGTACCGCTTCAGGGCTGCTGTTGATTGATTTCAACAGTAAGATGCTGATGACCATCAAAAGGCGTTAACGCGCTTTCGCCAAACCAGTCGCCGGTTTGCGGAGCGGCGCTGCCGTCACGCGCGATACGCACGCGCACCTTCACCTGATGCTGCGCCGAAAGCAGGCGTTCCGGCATCATGGCGTTACTGTCATCCAGCGTCAGCGATAGCGGAAAATGACTCAGCGGCAGTCTCTTCACTGCCACCGGAACCGGTGAAACACCGTCAGAAACAGAAATATACAACACTCCGCCCTGCGGTAACATTTTTTCTACCTTCGATCCCAGCGTCACGTTCAGCGTCAACTGACTGGTTTGCAGCCCGGCGGAAGCCTTCGCCTGCTCAATATCGCGCCTTACCTGTGCGATACGCGCATCGTTTGGCGGCAGCAGCGTCAGCATCGTTTGCCAAACGCCGATCGCCTTCTCGTACTGTTGCTGCTCAAAGGCATTAAATGCCGACAGGCTAAGTATGCGCACATTATCCGGTTCCTGCTTTAACATCGCATCCAGCAGCGCCTGCGCCTCACGATTGTCCTGCGCGTCGCTGGAGCGCGTAAGCACTTCCGCGTAGTTGAGTTTGATTTCACTGTTGTTCGGCGCCAGCTGCAGGGCGCGCTGAAACGCCTGAATCGCCGTATCGCGATTATTCAGCACCATGCCGATGCGGCCCAGCATCAGCCAGTCATGCAATCCGCCATCGTGCTGTTGCAGCGAAGTGCGCAGC includes:
- the aroC gene encoding chorismate synthase, coding for MAGNTIGQIFRVTTFGESHGIALGCIVDGVPPGMPLTEADLQHDLDRRRPGTSRYTTQRREPDRVRILSGVFEGVTTGTSIGLLIENTDQRSQDYGAIKDLFRPGHADYTYEQKYGVRDYRGGGRSSARETAMRVAAGAIAKKYLQMKFGVQVRGYLAQIGDVACELKDWNQVEQNPFFCPDPDKLEALDALMRALKKEGDSIGAKVTVIAENVPVGLGEPVFDRLDADLAHALMSINAVKGIEIGDGFAVVNQRGSQHRDEIRASGFQSNHAGGILGGISSGQPLIAHLAMKPTSSITVPGKTITRDGEEVEMITKGRHDPCVGIRAVPIAEAMMAIVLMDHLLRHRAQCADVSTTIPRW
- the sixA gene encoding phosphohistidine phosphatase SixA encodes the protein MQVFIMRHGDAALEAASDSVRPLTHCGCDESRQMASWLNSQTLDIERVLVSPYLRAEQTLATVREALRLPQEQEVLPELTPGGDPAQVACYIQALAKEGVASVLVISHLPLVGYLVSELCPQEPPPMFATSAIACIDFDADKSEGTLKWQVSPSRLAKAM
- the smrB gene encoding endonuclease SmrB; the encoded protein is MKKKEQLSAEDKALFRQLMTGTRKLKQDTLVHQPPRKKAQVSLKRQLSEQADNSHYFSDEFQPLLAEDGPVRYVRSDVSHYELKKLRRGDYTPEIFLDLHGLTQQQAKQELGALIAACRREHIFCASVMHGHGKHILKQQTPLWLAQHPYVMAFHQAPKAFGGDAALLVLIEVEEWQPPELP
- the mlaA gene encoding phospholipid-binding lipoprotein MlaA; this translates as MNYRLTGLALASVLLVGCASSHDNNEPQGRSDPLEGFNRTMFDFNYNVLDPYVLRPVAVAWRDYVPVPARTGVSNFLGNLNEPAAMVNSFLRGDPYRGMIHFNRFFLNTVLGLGGFIDVAGMANDKLAREEPPRFGGTLGTWGVGYGPYVVLPGYGSFTPREDGGDYLDTLYPVLSWLSWPLTAGKWALEGVETRAQLLDSDAILRSSNDPYAFVRNAYFQRHDFLANGGKLKPQENPNAQAIEGDLDDIDAAE
- the fadJ gene encoding fatty acid oxidation complex subunit alpha FadJ, translating into MEQQSAFQFNVRSDNVGVITIDLPGEKMNTLRAAFIEQIRAVITEARQHQALAGLVFISGKPDSFIAGADISMIDACRSADEARQLAEQGQRIMSEIAALPVTVVAAIHGPCLGGGLELALACDRRVCTLDEKTLLGLPEVQLGLLPGSGGTQRLPRLIGASQALNLILTGKSLRAKQALKLGLVDDAVPHAILLETAVALALKGKGQRRPLPLRERLMNGPAGRAVLFKLAARQSEAKTRGNYPATRRILEAVRIGLEQGMRAGHEAEALAFGELTMTPQSAALRHLFFATTAMKKERGAVAQPLPLRSVGVLGGGLMGGGIAAVTATKAGLPVRIKDISVEGINHAMKYSWDLLSKKVRRRHMTAAARQRQMALISGATDYSGFAQRDVVIEAVFEDLTLKQQMVAEVEQHCAPHTLFASNTSSLPIAQIAARAQRPEQVIGLHYFSPVDKMMLVEVIPHQHTSETTIATTVALAKRQGKTPIVVADRPGFYVNRILAPYMNEAMRCLLEGEPMENIDGALVKFGFPLGPVQLLDEVGIDTGTKILPILEQAWGARFAAPEAFAAVLEDNRKGRKNGRGFYRYDGRGKTKRPDKTLYSLLHIQPQHRLDGALIAQRCVMLMLNEAARCLDEGIIRSPRDGDIGAVFGIGFPPFLGGPFRYMDSLGAANVVNTLANLMHQYGDRFAPCEALRQRAERGENFYNSPDDANTHNDSAA
- a CDS encoding YfcZ/YiiS family protein; the protein is MSDALNKCSANETAACCCVDVGTVMDNSDCTASWSRVFSDRQQAEAMLATLTEKAHGVESEPCVITPRFTDVAEGVQLDVDFTFSCQAETLIFQLGLR
- the fadL gene encoding long-chain fatty acid transporter FadL is translated as MNHKNLCAKSALAAAVAIASSNLYAAGFQLNEFSSVGLGRAYSGEGAMGDTAASASRNPATMALMDRPMFSIGAVFIDPDVNIDGDSGSGNSLKADNIAPTQWVPNIHYVQPINDQWWIGASATTNYGLATEFNNNYAGGAYGGKTDLITSNLNLSTAWRMNQHFSFGVGFDAVYARAKIERYLGEYGGVLPAYGLPAAPADTQIAHLKGDEWGFGWNAGILYEVDENNRFGFTYRSEVKIDFDGDYKSSIPSQANPITGLIGLPYGTNGNTIPGALTLNLPEMWEVSGYHKVAPQWAVHYSLAYTSWSQFQELKATGSNGQQLFYKDESYKDAYRIALGTTYFYDQNWTFRAGIAFDDSPVPADKRSISIPDQDRLWLSAGASYAFNDNASVDVGVSWMHGQKVTVREGVDPVATARNGAVTPYEFNSEGKAWLYGANFNYRF
- the ccmI gene encoding c-type cytochrome biogenesis protein CcmI: MTLFWIVLTALLAAALLLFLAAGWRSDRSAALDRDALNKVFYQQRLAELEQDEAQGVIDARQPMVQELQQTLLSDIPAASDDAPARPLSRWVLLPGALLLVLVSLGCYLKTGGLPGLIAWKQVENEYPALRARLLDPQAKPLTLEELARLGLGLRTSLQQHDGGLHDWLMLGRIGMVLNNRDTAIQAFQRALQLAPNNSEIKLNYAEVLTRSSDAQDNREAQALLDAMLKQEPDNVRILSLSAFNAFEQQQYEKAIGVWQTMLTLLPPNDARIAQVRRDIEQAKASAGLQTSQLTLNVTLGSKVEKMLPQGGVLYISVSDGVSPVPVAVKRLPLSHFPLSLTLDDSNAMMPERLLSAQHQVKVRVRIARDGSAAPQTGDWFGESALTPFDGHQHLTVEINQQQP